In Hypanus sabinus isolate sHypSab1 unplaced genomic scaffold, sHypSab1.hap1 scaffold_220, whole genome shotgun sequence, the following are encoded in one genomic region:
- the LOC132387770 gene encoding muscarinic acetylcholine receptor M2-like: MANLTQTNSSLSNLTYIERGRAYKTVELIFIVIVALSLSLVTIIGNILVMLSIKVNRQLHTINNYFIFSLACADLIIGVFSMNLYTIYIVFGYWPMGPVVCDLWLALDYVVSSASVMNLLIISFDRYFCVTKPLSYPVKRTTKMARMMIAAAWVLSFILWAPAILFWQFIVGGRTVKVGECHIQFFSNPVVTFGTGIAAFYLPVITMTILYVHISRASKSRVKKVKKEPESNKGTIFLWLVRGKRMKSNNNNISSVPDEMQNVKTQNGKAAGEVMTDYCGQGEEKGVSNDSTFFSVVPSIQTEERTIDESSNISSEQRQFSNDSSKLSSIKVVTKSQKSDYCATTIEMVSENSSKNGKDRELAAAHKMTKTPAEKKKGAATRENKVTRTVLAILLAFIITWTPYNVMVLINTLCSVCVPNTVWSIGYWLCYINSTLNPACYALCNATFKKTFKHLLFCQYKNIR; the protein is encoded by the coding sequence ATGGCTAATTTAACGCAGACAAATTCATCGCTCAGCAACCTAACATACATTGAAAGAGGGAGGGCTTACAAAACAGTTGAACTAATCTTCATTGTGATTGTAGCATTATCTTTGAGTCTGGTGACCATTATCGGAAACATTCTGGTTATGCTTTCTATCAAAGTAAACAGACAGTTACATACAATTAACAActattttattttcagcttaGCCTGTGCCGATTTAATCATTGGTGTGTTCTCTATGAACCTTTACACCATTTACATCGTCTTTGGCTACTGGCCCATGGGCCCAGTGGTGTGTGATTTGTGGCTGGCTCTAGATTATGTTGTTAGTTCTGCATCTGTCATGAACCTTCTTATCATCAGCTTTGACCGATATTTCTGTGTGACAAAGCCTCTCAGCTACCCTGTGAAGAGAACCACCAAGATGGCACGGATGATGATTGCAGCTGCTTGGGTGCTGTCATTTATCCTCTGGGCTCCTGCCATTCTCTTCTGGCAGTTCATTGTAGGTGGACGGACAGTTAAAGTAGGTGAGTGTCATATACAGTTCTTCTCAAATCCAGTTGTCACTTTTGGTACTGGAATAGCAGCCTTCTATCTACCAGTTATTACCATGACGATTCTGTATGTGCACATATCCCGTGCTAGCAAGAGTCGGGTCAAGAAGGTTAAGAAAGAGCCAGAGTCAAACAAAGGTACCATTTTTCTCTGGTTAGTGCGAGGCAAAAGAATGAAATCGAATAATAACAACATTTCAAGTGTACCTGATGAGATGCAGAATGTCAAAACACAGAACGGCAAGGCAGCTGGTGAAGTAATGACGGATTATTGTGGCCAAGGAGAGGAAAAGGGGGTCTCAAATGACTCGACTTTCTTCAGTGTCGTCCCTTCCATCCAGACGGAGGAAAGAACGATTGATGAGAGCTCAAACATCTCCAGTGAGCAAAGGCAATTTAGCAATGACAGCTCCAAGCTCTCCAGCATAAAGGTTGTCACGAAATCCCAAAAGAGTGACTACTGTGCTACCACAATTGAAATGGTGTCAGAAAACAGCAGCAAGAATGGTAAAGACAGAGAGCTCGCCGCAGCCCACAAGATGACAAAGACCCCTGCTGAGAAAAAGAAGGGAGCTGCAACCCGGGAGAATAAGGTGACCAGGACCGTCTTGGCTATTCTGCTGGCATTTATCATCACCTGGACCCCTTACAATGTCATGGTACTCATTAACACGTTATGTTCAGTCTGCGTCCCTAACACAGTATGGTCTATTGGATACTGGCTCTGTTACATCAACAGTACTCTAAACCCAGCCTGCTATGCACTATGCAATGCTACCTTCAAGAAAACCTTCAAACATCTTCTCTTCTGtcaatataaaaacataagataA